In the genome of Polaribacter atrinae, one region contains:
- a CDS encoding NAD(P)/FAD-dependent oxidoreductase: MKKTISIIGSGPSSLLLAAFLDANKFEVTIYEKNKAAGRKLLVAGKGGFNLTHSEPITSFIERYTPSDFLKRALLSFTNDDFRDWLKEIGIPTYIGSSKRVYPEDGIKPITVLNTILNHLKEKGIIFKYEHTFSGWDSDHNLIINNKTITSDYTVFSLGGGSWKITGSDGSWLNTFQEKEIKTMPFEASNCAFKVDWKTNFIIQNEGNPLKNIAITCADKTQKGEAVITKFGLEGNAIYGLSPQIREQLKSTEKARIYIDFKPMLTSEKVTSKVINSTLKNTTQILKKELKLSNSQIDLLKTTLSKEDYLDAVILSENIKKFPLEIIGLGILDEAISTVGGINLNAVDTHFQLHKIPNQYCIGEMLNWDAPTGGYLIQGCASIGVYLAKYFNKNA; the protein is encoded by the coding sequence ATGAAAAAAACAATTTCCATTATTGGAAGCGGACCATCTTCCCTCCTTTTAGCTGCTTTTTTAGACGCAAATAAATTTGAGGTTACTATATATGAAAAAAACAAAGCTGCCGGTAGAAAGCTATTGGTTGCGGGAAAAGGTGGTTTTAATTTAACTCATTCAGAACCTATAACTAGTTTTATAGAACGCTATACACCTAGTGATTTTTTAAAAAGGGCTTTACTTAGTTTTACCAATGATGATTTTAGAGATTGGTTAAAAGAGATTGGAATTCCTACCTATATAGGAAGTAGCAAAAGAGTCTATCCTGAAGACGGCATAAAACCAATTACGGTTTTAAATACAATATTAAATCATTTAAAAGAAAAAGGAATCATCTTTAAATATGAACACACTTTTTCTGGTTGGGATTCTGACCATAATTTAATTATAAATAATAAAACCATTACTTCTGATTATACAGTTTTCTCTTTAGGCGGAGGAAGTTGGAAAATAACAGGTTCTGACGGAAGTTGGTTAAACACCTTTCAAGAAAAAGAGATTAAAACCATGCCTTTTGAAGCTTCTAACTGTGCTTTTAAGGTAGATTGGAAAACTAATTTCATCATCCAAAACGAAGGAAATCCTTTAAAAAACATTGCTATTACTTGCGCTGATAAAACACAAAAAGGAGAAGCTGTAATTACAAAATTCGGTTTAGAAGGAAATGCCATTTATGGGTTGAGTCCGCAAATTAGAGAACAGCTAAAATCAACAGAAAAAGCTCGTATTTATATCGACTTTAAACCGATGTTAACTTCAGAGAAAGTTACCTCTAAAGTGATCAATTCAACTTTAAAAAACACCACACAAATCTTAAAAAAAGAACTCAAATTAAGCAACTCTCAAATAGATTTATTAAAAACAACACTTTCTAAAGAGGATTATTTAGATGCAGTAATTTTATCAGAAAACATTAAAAAGTTTCCACTAGAAATTATCGGTTTGGGAATTCTAGATGAAGCAATATCCACTGTTGGTGGCATTAACCTAAATGCTGTAGATACTCATTTTCAGCTACATAAAATCCCGAATCAATATTGTATTGGGGAAATGTTAAATTGGGATGCGCCTACTGGTGGATATTTAATTCAGGGGTGTGCTAGTATTGGCGTTTACCTTGCAAAATATTTCAATAAAAATGCTTAA
- a CDS encoding sodium:solute symporter, translated as MQPLYILLLIVAYFSVLIFISYITGKSADNKTFFKANNSSPWYLVAFGMIGASLSGVTFISVPGWVETDSMSYFQMVLGYVVGYLVIGLVLLPLYYKLNLTSIYTYLQDRFGNYSYKTGASFFLLSRVIGAAFRLFLVANVLQVILFDAYGVPFWVTVSITILLIWLYTFKGGIKTIVWTDTLQTLFMLLAVGVCIYTISTEMKIDNIFTYVADSELSKTFFFEDVNAGNYFWKQFLAGAFIAVVMTGLDQDMMQKNLTCRNLKDAQKNMFWFTIVLVIVNFFFLALGVLLTDYAQQNGIDAHKDQLFPLIATQGTLGLATALFFLLGLIAAAYSSADSALTSLTTSFSIDILEIDKKKEKNEQEKIRKRIHIIFSLILIATILIFKYFIADASVIAKIFTFAGYTYGPLLGLYAFGMFTKMNVKDKIVPLICLIAPILTLIISYYSKEKLGFDFGFFVLVLNGVLTFIGLTIIKK; from the coding sequence ATGCAACCACTTTACATCTTATTATTAATCGTCGCTTATTTTTCTGTATTAATATTTATTTCTTACATCACCGGGAAATCTGCAGACAACAAAACCTTTTTTAAAGCAAATAATTCTTCACCTTGGTATCTAGTTGCCTTTGGTATGATTGGTGCCTCTCTATCTGGAGTTACATTTATTTCTGTACCTGGTTGGGTAGAAACAGATTCTATGAGTTATTTTCAAATGGTTCTAGGCTATGTTGTTGGGTACTTAGTAATTGGTTTGGTATTACTGCCTCTCTATTATAAACTAAATTTAACTTCCATCTATACCTATTTACAAGATCGTTTCGGAAACTATTCTTACAAAACAGGTGCGAGTTTCTTTTTACTTTCTAGAGTAATTGGTGCAGCATTTCGATTATTTCTAGTAGCAAATGTCTTACAAGTTATTTTGTTTGATGCCTATGGTGTTCCTTTTTGGGTTACGGTTTCTATTACTATTTTATTAATTTGGTTGTACACTTTTAAAGGCGGTATAAAAACAATTGTTTGGACAGATACTTTACAAACCTTATTTATGCTGCTTGCTGTAGGTGTTTGTATTTACACCATTTCTACCGAAATGAAGATTGACAATATATTTACCTATGTTGCCGATAGCGAACTCTCTAAAACGTTCTTTTTTGAGGATGTAAATGCAGGGAATTATTTTTGGAAACAATTTTTAGCAGGAGCATTTATTGCAGTTGTAATGACTGGTTTAGACCAAGATATGATGCAAAAAAACTTAACGTGTAGAAACTTAAAAGACGCGCAGAAAAACATGTTTTGGTTTACAATTGTCTTGGTAATTGTTAACTTTTTCTTTTTAGCTTTGGGTGTTTTATTAACCGATTACGCACAACAAAACGGCATAGACGCCCATAAAGATCAACTTTTTCCATTAATAGCAACCCAAGGAACTTTAGGTTTGGCTACAGCGCTATTTTTCTTATTAGGATTAATTGCTGCTGCATATTCTAGTGCAGATTCTGCCTTAACTTCTTTAACCACTTCTTTTAGTATCGACATTTTAGAAATTGATAAAAAGAAAGAGAAAAATGAACAAGAAAAAATTAGAAAAAGAATACATATTATATTCTCTCTAATATTAATTGCCACCATTCTTATCTTTAAATATTTTATTGCAGATGCAAGTGTAATTGCAAAAATATTTACGTTTGCTGGTTATACCTACGGACCATTATTAGGCTTATATGCTTTTGGAATGTTTACCAAAATGAATGTAAAAGATAAAATAGTACCTTTAATTTGTTTAATAGCTCCTATACTAACTTTAATCATTAGCTATTATTCTAAAGAAAAATTAGGTTTCGATTTTGGATTTTTTGTATTGGTGTTAAATGGAGTATTAACTTTTATTGGATTAACTATAATTAAAAAGTAG
- a CDS encoding CopD family protein, which produces MDFLYVKALHIIFIVTWFAGLFYIVRLFMYHVEAEKKTEPAKEILQTQYKLMSKRLWYIITWPSAILASIFGFWMLYKNPHYLEMPWMHIKLTFVLALYVYHGFCHKIYKQLQNNIIKYTAFKLRIINEAPTLILFAVVFLVTLKSAINWIWGVVGIILFGVLLMLGIRLYKKIREKRSWEKAEREVLESDHKKE; this is translated from the coding sequence ATGGATTTCCTATACGTAAAAGCTTTACATATTATTTTTATTGTTACTTGGTTTGCTGGGTTATTTTATATTGTTCGCTTATTTATGTATCATGTAGAAGCAGAAAAGAAAACAGAACCTGCAAAAGAAATTTTACAAACTCAATATAAATTAATGAGCAAAAGGTTGTGGTATATTATTACTTGGCCTTCTGCAATTTTAGCAAGTATCTTTGGCTTTTGGATGTTGTACAAAAATCCGCATTATTTAGAAATGCCTTGGATGCACATAAAACTTACTTTTGTCTTAGCATTGTATGTTTATCATGGTTTTTGCCATAAAATATACAAACAATTACAGAATAATATTATAAAATACACAGCATTCAAATTAAGAATTATAAACGAAGCACCAACACTTATTTTATTTGCAGTCGTTTTTTTAGTAACCCTAAAATCTGCTATAAATTGGATTTGGGGTGTTGTAGGTATTATCCTTTTTGGAGTACTGTTAATGTTAGGAATTAGACTCTACAAGAAGATAAGAGAAAAAAGATCTTGGGAAAAAGCTGAGAGAGAAGTTTTAGAAAGTGATCATAAAAAAGAATAA
- the recR gene encoding recombination mediator RecR: protein MDFSSKLLENAVNEVSRLPGIGKRTALRLVLHLLKQPSDNTKFLTEALLHLRNDVKNCEKCHNISDTELCDICYNVKRNPEIVCVVEDIRDVMAIESTSQFNGLYHVLGGKISPIEGIGPQNLKIESLIKKVESGEVKELIFALSSTMEGDTTNFYIFKQIEKFNITTSTIARGISVGDELEYADEVTLGRSIVNRIPFEQSIRG from the coding sequence ATGGATTTTTCATCAAAACTTTTAGAAAATGCAGTGAACGAAGTATCTCGTTTACCAGGGATAGGGAAAAGAACTGCATTGCGTTTAGTACTACATTTGTTAAAGCAACCTTCGGATAATACCAAATTTTTAACAGAGGCTTTGTTGCATTTAAGAAATGATGTGAAAAACTGTGAAAAATGCCATAATATTTCTGATACTGAATTGTGTGATATTTGCTATAATGTAAAGAGAAACCCAGAGATTGTTTGTGTTGTAGAAGATATTAGAGATGTAATGGCTATTGAAAGTACGTCTCAATTTAATGGATTGTACCATGTTTTGGGCGGTAAAATTTCTCCGATTGAAGGTATTGGTCCTCAAAACTTAAAAATAGAAAGTTTAATTAAGAAAGTAGAGAGCGGAGAAGTTAAAGAATTGATTTTTGCTTTAAGTTCTACAATGGAGGGTGATACGACTAATTTCTATATTTTTAAACAAATAGAAAAATTTAATATAACAACATCTACAATTGCACGTGGAATTTCTGTGGGTGATGAATTAGAATACGCAGATGAAGTTACTTTAGGTAGGTCTATTGTAAATAGAATTCCGTTTGAACAAAGTATAAGAGGGTGA